The proteins below come from a single Paracoccus sp. SCSIO 75233 genomic window:
- the sufC gene encoding Fe-S cluster assembly ATPase SufC yields MLKINNLHAKLEDEDKQILKGVSLEVPAGEVHAIMGPNGSGKSTTSYVLSGRDGYEVTDGSATLNGEDLLEMEPEERAAAGLFLAFQYPVEIPGVGNMTFLRTALNAQRKNRGEEELSAADFLKLIREKAKALNIDADMLKRPVNVGFSGGEKKRNEILQMAILEPKMCILDETDSGLDVDAMRLVADGVNALRSPERGFLVITHYQRLLNHIQPDVVHIMADGKIVKTGGPELALEVEENGYANILSEVA; encoded by the coding sequence ATGCTGAAAATCAACAACCTGCACGCCAAGCTTGAAGACGAAGACAAGCAGATCCTGAAAGGGGTCTCGCTGGAGGTTCCGGCGGGTGAGGTGCATGCGATCATGGGGCCGAATGGCTCGGGTAAGTCCACGACCTCTTATGTGCTGTCGGGGCGTGACGGCTATGAGGTCACCGATGGCAGCGCCACGCTGAACGGCGAAGACCTGCTGGAGATGGAACCGGAAGAACGCGCCGCTGCCGGACTGTTCCTCGCCTTCCAATATCCGGTCGAGATCCCCGGTGTCGGCAATATGACCTTCCTGCGCACGGCGCTGAATGCGCAGCGCAAGAATCGCGGCGAGGAAGAGCTTTCGGCGGCGGATTTCCTCAAGCTGATCCGTGAGAAGGCCAAGGCGCTGAACATTGACGCGGATATGCTGAAACGCCCGGTCAATGTCGGCTTCTCCGGCGGCGAGAAGAAGCGGAACGAGATCCTTCAAATGGCGATCCTCGAACCGAAGATGTGCATTCTCGACGAAACCGATTCCGGGCTGGATGTCGATGCGATGCGGCTGGTGGCCGATGGCGTGAACGCGCTGCGCTCGCCCGAGCGGGGCTTTCTGGTCATCACCCATTACCAGCGGCTGCTGAACCACATTCAGCCGGATGTCGTTCACATCATGGCCGACGGGAAAATCGTCAAAACCGGCGGGCCGGAGCTGGCGCTTGAGGTCGAGGAAAACGGCTACGCGAATATCCTGTCGG